The following proteins are encoded in a genomic region of Salvelinus namaycush isolate Seneca chromosome 12, SaNama_1.0, whole genome shotgun sequence:
- the LOC120057484 gene encoding olfactory receptor 1496-like produces the protein MDNTSVTVFTMTAYAVMEKNKYLQFSIFMLLYILIISFNLLLIAVICCQRALHQPMYVFICNLAANGLYGSTGFLPSTLILLLSETYEISLPWCLIQIYWVHTYAAVEFHILAVMGYDRYVAICYPLHYHSIMSIPKICKLIALAWLYPFSLFLMYFCLTLRLKFCGRFIHFKLFCVNFELVKNACSTTSYHSIVGLVLIAFIMIPQLLMIIFSYAHIFRVCLKSSKESQVKALKTCFPHLLSVINYSIGGFFEIAQSRFDMSGTSFKFRIIMSLYYTLLTPLINPAIYGMANQTIRMHVLKIYRASNRLASC, from the coding sequence ATGGACAACACATCTGTAACAGTATTTACCATGACTGCGTATGCTGTAATGGAAAAAAACAAGTACCTGCAGTTTTCTATATTTATGTTGTTGTATATTTTGATAATCTCTTTCAATTTGCTGCTGATTGCTGTGATATGCTGTCAGAGAGCTCTGCATCAACCCATGTATGTGTTCATATGTAACTTAGCTGCTAACGGACTATATGGCAGCACTGGATTTCTTCCCTCTACTCTGATTCTACTTTTGTCTGAGACATATGAGATATCATTGCCGTGGTGTCTAATACAAATCTATTGGGTACATACATATGCAGCGGTTGAATTTCATATTTTGGCTGTCATGGGATATGACCGGTATGTTGCCATCTGTTATCcactacattatcacagcatCATGTCTATTCCCAAGATTTGTAAACTTATTGCATTGGCATGGCTATatcctttttctctctttctgatGTACTTCTGCTTGACTTTGAGGTTGAAGTTTTGTGGGAGGTTCATACATTTTAAATTGTTTTGTGTCAATTTTGAATTGGTCAAAAATGCGTGTTCTACCACATCTTACCATAGTATTGTAGGACTTGTGCTAATAGCTTTCATTATGATCCCCCAGCTCCTCATGATTATATTCTCATATGCACACATTTTCAGGGTCTGTCTGAAATCCTCAAAAGAATCTCAGGTCAAAGCACTGAAAACGTGCTTCCCTCATTTACTTTCAGTAATAAACTACTCTATTGGAGGGTTTTTTGAAATTGCTCAAAGTAGATTTGACATGAGTGGGACATCTTTTAAGTTTCGGATCATCATGTCACTATACTATACATTGCTTACACCATTGATAAACCCTGCAATTTACGGAATGGCCAATCAAACCATCAGAATGCACGTCTTAAAAATATACCGTGCGTCTAACAGGCTGGCCTCCTGTTAA